In the Paramormyrops kingsleyae isolate MSU_618 chromosome 6, PKINGS_0.4, whole genome shotgun sequence genome, one interval contains:
- the LOC111859099 gene encoding tumor necrosis factor receptor superfamily member 14-like — MLSGPAAFGGLTLRRVLRTSLWSRQSISSSMTYLILLCVNYNLCYACGQAEYKIGDECCPMCHPGTRVYRHCTAWTSTSCAPCTDSTFNDQPNGREQCSPCTVCDEDLGLKTVKECAHYSDTQCGVLEGHYCINPYMGGCRAANKHTACKPGQFIKQPGTEYTDTVCEDCSGNSYSDGSFMPCKPHTE, encoded by the exons ATGCTGTCGGGACCCGCAGCTTTTGGTGGGTTAACCCTGCGCAGGGTTCTCCGAACATCACTGTGGTCGAGACAAAGTATTTCATCATCCATG ACATATTTAATTCTTCTGTGTGTTAATTATAATCTCTGTTACGCGTGCGGCCAGGCTGAATATAAAATCGGTGATGAGTGCTGTCCTATGTGTCACCCTG GAACTCGTGTCTACAGACATTGTACAGCATGGACCAGCACTTCATGTGCTCCATGTACAGATTCCACATTCAATGACCAGCCCAATGGTCGTGAACAGTGCAGCCCCTGTACAGTCTGTGATGAAG ACCTTGGTCTGAAAACAGTGAAGGAATGTGCACACTATTCAGACACACAGTGTGGGGTCCTGGAAGGGCACTATTGTATTAATCCTTATATGGGAGGGTGCAGGGCAGCCAATAAACACACAGCCTGCAAACCTGGACAGTTCATCAAACAGCCAG GAACAGAATACACTGATACAGTATGTGAGGACTGCAGTGGTAATTCATACTCTGATGGTTCTTTCATGCCCTGCAAACCACACACAGAGTAA